One window from the genome of Tachypleus tridentatus isolate NWPU-2018 chromosome 11, ASM421037v1, whole genome shotgun sequence encodes:
- the LOC143232843 gene encoding uncharacterized protein LOC143232843 isoform X2: MSQFLKTRIQTEICWGILQCFSSAKYVAKCLFHQVFSFATWESITKFSEDLKRINVSVFTKFHSEKQVNRKKNGEALDVLCNEELLLETKSFNGEDISEDEDENHVICSNSCTNSVNCKILLEEPMEDQTQNHIHIDKNACVEGQFSELDENQEKNEQTRDLGEQSTTNIEMQKNKKGVGRKEDDEVVGVSCNEELLVEEKSFNEEYLSGDEVENHMNFGNSCNSNINCEILLEELMEDQSHNDIHKDKNADCENMFFGLNEHHEDEETRNLDVQPETGIEISKNEFCEREFNAEDSSATYKEQNRSSSSDEHHCTQCVFSSKSYLKLLTHSATHQDYQEDKRPFRCLECGKKFKAEGHLRQHQEAHAQFELVKCSLCNNLFRKGSGLATHMRVHLRKNPSSQSCENVKLNSQEIIVRKITNTGDKRFHCSVCDKGFSCTNNVMKHYIAKHDPNNPNIPSTSFETPEKDNEIEKVSSTDSYPCEKCGRLFTSLKTLEGHRKIHRNETENRRFRCPYCKYSTNKSTDLRNHVAIHTNERPHQCNLCGKGFTEQSSLRKHMLTHTGEKPYACEVCGKKFTQRGHTNIHMRIHNKEKPYRCPYCEKTFAYHNVLTRHLKTHTEDRPYKCTYCSKTFKRSSALQGHEIAQHTHEYPLKCTECGKGFIEFGNMQIHLRNTHNIAIYKLKEDHN, translated from the exons ATGAGCCAGTTTCTGAAGACAAGGATACAAACAGAGATTTGTTGGGGAATCCTTCAGTGCTTCTCAAGTGCGAAATATGTAGCAAAGTGTTTATTTCATCAAGTTTTCTCATTTGCCACATGGGAATCTATCACAAAG ttttctgAAGATTTGAAAAGAATTAATGTTTCTGTTTTCACCAAATTTCATA GTGAGAAACAAgtgaacaggaagaaaaatgGTGAAGCTCTTGATGTTTTGTGTAATGAAGAGCTTTTGTTGgaaacaaaaagttttaatgGAGAAGACATCAGCGAAGATGAGGATGAGAACCATGTGATTTGTAGTAACAGCTGTACCAACAGTGTAAACTGTAAAATACTGCTTGAGGAACCAATGGAAGATCAGACTCAGAACCATATTCACATTGACAAAAATGCTTGTGTTGAAGGTCAGTTTTCTGAGTTAGATGAGAATCAAGAGAAGAATGAACAGACTAGGGATTTAGGTGAACAGTCTACAACCAATATTGAAATGCAAAAAA ATAAGAAAGGGGTAGGCAGAAAGGAAGATGATGAAGttgttggtgtttcatgtaaTGAAGAGCTTTTGGTGgaagaaaaaagttttaatgaaGAATACCTGAGTGGAGATGAAGTTGAGAACCACATGAATTTTGGTAACAGCTGTAACAGTAATATTAATTGTGAAATACTACTTGAGGAATTAATGGAAGATCAGTCTCACAATGATATTCACAAGGACAAAAATGCTGAttgtgaaaatatgttttttggaCTAAATGAGCACCATGAGGATGAAGAAACTAGGAATTTAGATGTACAGCCTGAAACTGGTATTGAAATAAGCAAAAATGAATTTTGTGAAAGAGAATTTAATGCAGAGGATTCTTCAGCAACTTATAAGGAACAAAACAGGTCTTCAAGTTCTGATGAGCATCATTGTACTCaatgtgttttttcttctaaaagCTATCTCAAGCTTTTAACTCACTCAGCCACTCACCAAGATTACCAAGAAGATAAACGACCCTTCAGATGCCTGGAATGTGGGAAAAAATTCAAAGCCGAAGGACATCTTCGGCAACATCAGGAAGCTCATGCTCAGTTTGAGCTCGTAAAATGCAGCCTTTGTAACAATTTGTTCAGAAAAGGCTCTGGTCTAGCTACTCACATGAGAGTACATCTAAGAAAAAATCCTTCTTCACAGTCTTGTGaaaatgttaaacttaatagCCAGGAAATAATTGTAAGAAAGATCACTAACACAGGTGATAAGCGTTTTCACTGCTCTGTGTGTGATAAAGGATTTTCTTGCacaaataatgttatgaaacattACATAGCAAAACATGATCCTAACAACCCAAACATTCCTTCTACATCTTTTGAAACACCAGAGAAAGATAATGAGATTGAAAAAGTTTCATCTACAGATTCGTACCCATGTGAAAAGTGTGGAAGACTGTTTACATCTTTGAAAACATTGGAAGGACATAGAAAAATACatagaaatgaaacagaaaacCGACGTTTTAGATGCCCATATTGTAAATATTCTACAAACAAATCAACAGATCTACGTAATCATGTTGCGATCCACACGAATGAACGACCACATCAGTGTAACCTTTGTGGAAAAGGATTTACTGAACAAAGCAGCTTACGTAAACACATGCTTACTCACACAGGAGAAAAACCTTATGCGTGTGAGGTATGTGGAAAAAAATTCACACAGCGTGGACACACAAACATTCACATGAGGATTCACAACAAAGAGAAACCATACCGCTGCCCTTACTGTGAAAAAACGTTTGCTTATCATAATGTCTTAACACGTCACCTCAAGACACATACAGAAGATAGACCATACAAATGTACCTACTGTAGTAAAACTTTTAAACGTAGCAGTGCTCTTCAAGGCCATGAAATTGCTCAACATACCCATGAATATCCTTTGAAATGCACAGAATGTGGAAAAGGTTTCATAGAGTTTGGTAACATGCAGATTCATTTACGAAATACTCACAATATAGCAATTTACAAGCTTAAAGAAGATCATAATTGA
- the LOC143232843 gene encoding uncharacterized protein LOC143232843 isoform X1: protein MTTLVEEFPSSETETSSTNEPVSEDKDTNRDLLGNPSVLLKCEICSKVFISSSFLICHMGIYHKGEKQVNRKKNGEALDVLCNEELLLETKSFNGEDISEDEDENHVICSNSCTNSVNCKILLEEPMEDQTQNHIHIDKNACVEGQFSELDENQEKNEQTRDLGEQSTTNIEMQKNKKGVGRKEDDEVVGVSCNEELLVEEKSFNEEYLSGDEVENHMNFGNSCNSNINCEILLEELMEDQSHNDIHKDKNADCENMFFGLNEHHEDEETRNLDVQPETGIEISKNEFCEREFNAEDSSATYKEQNRSSSSDEHHCTQCVFSSKSYLKLLTHSATHQDYQEDKRPFRCLECGKKFKAEGHLRQHQEAHAQFELVKCSLCNNLFRKGSGLATHMRVHLRKNPSSQSCENVKLNSQEIIVRKITNTGDKRFHCSVCDKGFSCTNNVMKHYIAKHDPNNPNIPSTSFETPEKDNEIEKVSSTDSYPCEKCGRLFTSLKTLEGHRKIHRNETENRRFRCPYCKYSTNKSTDLRNHVAIHTNERPHQCNLCGKGFTEQSSLRKHMLTHTGEKPYACEVCGKKFTQRGHTNIHMRIHNKEKPYRCPYCEKTFAYHNVLTRHLKTHTEDRPYKCTYCSKTFKRSSALQGHEIAQHTHEYPLKCTECGKGFIEFGNMQIHLRNTHNIAIYKLKEDHN from the exons ATGACCACTCTAGTGGAAGAATTCCCATCAAGTGAAACAGAAACTTCATCTACTAATGAGCCAGTTTCTGAAGACAAGGATACAAACAGAGATTTGTTGGGGAATCCTTCAGTGCTTCTCAAGTGCGAAATATGTAGCAAAGTGTTTATTTCATCAAGTTTTCTCATTTGCCACATGGGAATCTATCACAAAG GTGAGAAACAAgtgaacaggaagaaaaatgGTGAAGCTCTTGATGTTTTGTGTAATGAAGAGCTTTTGTTGgaaacaaaaagttttaatgGAGAAGACATCAGCGAAGATGAGGATGAGAACCATGTGATTTGTAGTAACAGCTGTACCAACAGTGTAAACTGTAAAATACTGCTTGAGGAACCAATGGAAGATCAGACTCAGAACCATATTCACATTGACAAAAATGCTTGTGTTGAAGGTCAGTTTTCTGAGTTAGATGAGAATCAAGAGAAGAATGAACAGACTAGGGATTTAGGTGAACAGTCTACAACCAATATTGAAATGCAAAAAA ATAAGAAAGGGGTAGGCAGAAAGGAAGATGATGAAGttgttggtgtttcatgtaaTGAAGAGCTTTTGGTGgaagaaaaaagttttaatgaaGAATACCTGAGTGGAGATGAAGTTGAGAACCACATGAATTTTGGTAACAGCTGTAACAGTAATATTAATTGTGAAATACTACTTGAGGAATTAATGGAAGATCAGTCTCACAATGATATTCACAAGGACAAAAATGCTGAttgtgaaaatatgttttttggaCTAAATGAGCACCATGAGGATGAAGAAACTAGGAATTTAGATGTACAGCCTGAAACTGGTATTGAAATAAGCAAAAATGAATTTTGTGAAAGAGAATTTAATGCAGAGGATTCTTCAGCAACTTATAAGGAACAAAACAGGTCTTCAAGTTCTGATGAGCATCATTGTACTCaatgtgttttttcttctaaaagCTATCTCAAGCTTTTAACTCACTCAGCCACTCACCAAGATTACCAAGAAGATAAACGACCCTTCAGATGCCTGGAATGTGGGAAAAAATTCAAAGCCGAAGGACATCTTCGGCAACATCAGGAAGCTCATGCTCAGTTTGAGCTCGTAAAATGCAGCCTTTGTAACAATTTGTTCAGAAAAGGCTCTGGTCTAGCTACTCACATGAGAGTACATCTAAGAAAAAATCCTTCTTCACAGTCTTGTGaaaatgttaaacttaatagCCAGGAAATAATTGTAAGAAAGATCACTAACACAGGTGATAAGCGTTTTCACTGCTCTGTGTGTGATAAAGGATTTTCTTGCacaaataatgttatgaaacattACATAGCAAAACATGATCCTAACAACCCAAACATTCCTTCTACATCTTTTGAAACACCAGAGAAAGATAATGAGATTGAAAAAGTTTCATCTACAGATTCGTACCCATGTGAAAAGTGTGGAAGACTGTTTACATCTTTGAAAACATTGGAAGGACATAGAAAAATACatagaaatgaaacagaaaacCGACGTTTTAGATGCCCATATTGTAAATATTCTACAAACAAATCAACAGATCTACGTAATCATGTTGCGATCCACACGAATGAACGACCACATCAGTGTAACCTTTGTGGAAAAGGATTTACTGAACAAAGCAGCTTACGTAAACACATGCTTACTCACACAGGAGAAAAACCTTATGCGTGTGAGGTATGTGGAAAAAAATTCACACAGCGTGGACACACAAACATTCACATGAGGATTCACAACAAAGAGAAACCATACCGCTGCCCTTACTGTGAAAAAACGTTTGCTTATCATAATGTCTTAACACGTCACCTCAAGACACATACAGAAGATAGACCATACAAATGTACCTACTGTAGTAAAACTTTTAAACGTAGCAGTGCTCTTCAAGGCCATGAAATTGCTCAACATACCCATGAATATCCTTTGAAATGCACAGAATGTGGAAAAGGTTTCATAGAGTTTGGTAACATGCAGATTCATTTACGAAATACTCACAATATAGCAATTTACAAGCTTAAAGAAGATCATAATTGA